One Babylonia areolata isolate BAREFJ2019XMU chromosome 20, ASM4173473v1, whole genome shotgun sequence DNA segment encodes these proteins:
- the LOC143295410 gene encoding leucine-rich repeat-containing protein 40-like → MAARGRGRGGRGAFGRVANEDTSSGVHPSILKQARRSGQLNLSGRNLTEVPDTVWRINIDVPEEAKSVSLDNTDDRWWEQVELTKLILASNALTFLGEGLAQLPALTVLDVHDNRLVSLPNALGELENLQKLDISRNQLRELPSCIGRLSNLVSLHAEHNKLTQLCPDVVDCRKMEELDVSHNELDELPKYIGLLSRLFRLNVANNKLSHLPPEIGAMDCLRYFDATHNQLTQLPEEFGCLGKLELLYLRHNRLTHLPVLHSCVSLKELHVGNNSIMGLTTEHLQHLGTLNFLDLRDNKLARLPDEITLLQGLERLDLSNNDISVLPYSLGTINPLKSIVLDGNPLKSIRRDIIMRGTVELKKYLRSRIEEPDSAPAVAAAASKTSVLPSGTGDTQQAHEMQQFKNMDYSGHKATEVPPDMWEKAQGAGVTSVNLSKNQFSQMPQNLMLLVDTLAELNLGFNKITSLSPDISLFLKITCLDLRNNGLSSLPAEMSSLQALRELTLSCNRFTEIPPSVYELKKLEILFVNDNQVCAVDPSGLQRLGVLATLDLQNNNISQVPPELGNCTSLKSLQLGGNPCRNPRPAILAKGTLAVLEYLRSRIVT, encoded by the exons ATGGCTGCAAggggacgaggacgaggaggcaGAGGAGCGTTTGGACGTGTGGCAAACGAGGACACATCGAGCGGTGTGCATCCTTCCATTTTGAAACAAGCGCGTCGGAGTGGGCAGCTCAACTTGTCCGGCAGAAACTTGACGGAAG TTCCTGACACAGTTTGGCGGATCAACATCGATGTCCCAGAGGAAGCAAAGAGTGTGTCACTGGACAACACTGATGACCGCTGGTGGGAGCAAGTGGAATTGACAAAGCTGATCCTTGCATCCAATGCCTTGACCTTTCTGGGAGAGGGGCTGGCACAGCTCCCTGCCCTGACAGTGCTGGAC GTTCATGATAATCGTCTTGTGTCTTTACCCAATGCATTGGGAGAACTAGAAAATCTGCAAAAATTGGACATAAG CCGGAACCAGCTGAGAGAGCTGCCATCCTGTATTGGTCGTTTGAGCAACCTGGTCAGCCTGCATGCtgaacacaacaaactgaccCAGCTCTGTCCAGATGTGGTGGACTGCCGGAAGATGGAAGAACTG GACGTATCTCACAATGAACTGGATGAATTGCCCAAATATATCGGTTTGCTGTCGCGTCTGTTTCGACTGAACGTTGCCAACAACAAACTCTCTCATCTTCCTCCAGAAATTGGCGCCATGGACT GTTTACGGTACTTTGACGCCACACACAACCAGCTCACTCAGCTGCCTGAGGAGTTTGGATGCCTGGGGAAGCTGGAGCTGCTCTACCTGCGCCACAACCGCCTGACTCACCTGCCTGTTCTGCACAGCTGTGTCAGCTTGAAG GAGCTCCACGTGGGCAACAACAGTATCATGGGATTGACGACGGAGCACCTGCAGCACCTGGGCACCCTGAACTTCCTGGACCTGCGTGACAACAAGCTGGCCCGCCTGCCGGATGAGATCACACTGCTGCAGGGCCTGGAGCGTCTGGACCTCTCCAACAACGACATCTCTGT gttACCCTACTCCTTGGGCACAATCAACCCCTTAAAGTCCATAGTGCTTGACGGAAATCCCCTGAAGTCCATTCGACGGGACATTATCATG AGAGGCACAGTGGAGCTGAAGAAATACCTGCGCAGTCGCATTGAAGAACCAGACAGCGCTCCGGCCGTGGCTGCAGCTGCAAGCAAGACGTCCGTGCTGCCCTCTGGCACTGGTGACACGCAACAGGCTCACGAGATGCAGCAGTTCAAAAATATggattacag CGGTCACAAGGCGACAGAAGTGCCGCCAGACATGTGGGAAAAAGCTCAGGGCGCAGGGGTCACGTCAGTCAACCTCAGCAAGAACCAGTTCTCCCAGATGCCTCAGAA tTTGATGCTTCTCGTGGACACGCTAGCAGAACTCAACCTGGGTTTCAACAAGATAACGAGTCTCTCACCTGACATCAGTCTCTTCCTGAAGATCACATGCTTGGATCTCAG GAACAACGGACTGTCAAGTCTTCCGGCTGAAATGTCCTCCTTGCAGGCTTTGAGAGAACTCACCTTGTCGTGCAACAg ATTCACAGAGATTCCACCTTCGGTGTACGAGCTGAAGAAGCTGGAGATCCTGTTTGTGAATGACAACCAGGTGTGTGCAGTGGACCCGTCTGGGCTGCAGAGACTGGGGGTGCTGGCCACCCTGGACCTgcagaacaacaacatcagccaGGTGCCCCCTGAACTGGGCAACTGCACCTCCCTCAA AAGTTTGCAGCTGGGTGGCAATCCGTGTCGTAACCCCCGACCTGCCATCCTTGCCAAAGGAACGCTGGCTGTGCTGGAATATCTTCGCAGCCGCATCGTCACGTGA